TCCGTAAAAAACATTGTTTAGACAGAAGttgttatttctttttaattaataatgAAAGTGAAACTTTCAACCTCgctttatatatgttttttttaaaaaagaactaaCGGCTTTATTAGATATTAAAAACCGGAGAGAGCATATATTTGTATCGTAAGGCAGTAAAATAACTTGGAAATTAATATGATCTATAGGGTGAACAAGAACAACCGTAAAAGTGCGGTGCTGGAGAACGCGGAGGAGGGTGAGAAGTACCACCAGCACGCGTTCCGGCGATTCCTCGCCACGCAGCGGCCGGAGGTCTTCCCGGCGCTCAACCGCTTCTTCGCCGgcccggcgacggtggcgagaaGTGATCGCCACGACTGATCaatcgacgacgacgaagacgaagacgatgatCTCGATCACCTACGTGTTGGCTAATCAATGTATCCACCAATTGTAAGAGTATGGTGTACGAGTACGTGTGTAGTAGTGTATGTGCGTGTGTATCTTATCTTCTTTTATGTAATCGGAAAGATAAAAAAATGGAAATGAGAAGTTAATGCGGGCGGGTGTTTACACGTAGTACTAGGGGTATTGGATGTTTGGGGCGTGTACTGTACATTTGGGCCAAAATGTGAGTCCAGATCACACACATTTTGGGCCGGATGAGATGGCTTTGGCACTGCACAATTGGGCCTTGGGTTAACGTTACGCCAGTGATGGCAGTTTCAGCCCAAATTAGTTCTCGCAAAATATTTTGAGCCCACTACACAATCTATTTGCAGGTGCAAGCCTATTGGAAATTTCTGAATAAAAAATATTCAGACGCGTGTTCATAATTTCACACTCGTTTGATGCCTCCATATGCTCAATTAAATTACTGGTGCACATGGCTGTCCACCTGGACAGGAGCAGCTCTGAGTTGGAAATGCCCTGTCACTCACTTACTCACATCTTGTATATATTTATCATAATCTATTTTATCGCCCTACGTGTCTAGCTACTGTGCATGAAattttacatgcatgcatggggtTAAAGCAGGCACGACAAAGGGGAAaaacattttctttaatttgatgataaattatAGAGTcccagtttattttttttctctttaaaagATAAACAACATGCACGTGTTCTCATCAGATGTAATTGTCACGTATGACGTATCGCTGGCGATGGAGCTGGGATGAGCTGCGGCACGATCAGCTAGCTTATCATTCCATATCAGAATGTTCAAAACCAGATTTTAGTCCCACAGATTCAGTAATCTTACCGTCTCGGTCCAGTTGATCGATCTCATCCATCCATGTATGAAAAGAACAAGAAATTAAGCAAGAATCAACAAAGTCAAGTCTCTGGGAATTAGTTACTCGAtctctctctgtttcatattataaaccgTTTAAATTTTTTCTAACCAAAGTACTTCGACTAAATTTATATGAAAAACTTAGCAGTATTTAtgataccaaattagtttcattaaaattaacatttaatatattttgataatatgtttgttttgtattgcaaatattgttatatttttctatgaatCTAATCAAATTTAAGAAAAAGATCGGACGACTTATAGCATGAAACGAAGCTATAAAACGAAGTGAGCTAATTACCGGTCTCGGACGATCGAAATTATTAACTTGCGTCCTCCATCCTCGTAGCCAGCGTTGACCGGGCCCGTGGCGGTCAGCAGCCGGGCGGATTGaagagagggagaagtgggTTGACCTGTAAAACTAAGCTTTGACAACGACGCTGCGAGCTAGCAAAACAGCAGGCGGCTCATGGTTTTCGAGCTCCAAACAGCTCGAGCTTAGCTACACGGCGCAA
The window above is part of the Oryza sativa Japonica Group chromosome 7, ASM3414082v1 genome. Proteins encoded here:
- the LOC4343847 gene encoding uncharacterized protein, coding for MGRWLKPDVYPLIAAMTFVTGLCTFQLTRNVFMNPDVRVNKNNRKSAVLENAEEGEKYHQHAFRRFLATQRPEVFPALNRFFAGPATVARSDRHD